The nucleotide window GTGATCGAAGCGCCGGCCGAACGCGTTTACGAAGCGTTCCTCACTCCTGCGGACATCGCGGTGTGGGCTCCCCCGGACGGGTTCCGCGCTGACGTTCAGGAGGTCGAACCCGAGGAGGGCGGGTCCTTCCGAGTCGAGAACGTCGGTGAAACAGAGGAGATGGAACAGTACTCCCACACGTTCCAGGGCACCTACCAGGAACTGAAACGCGGCGAGAAGATCGTCTGGACCGAGGACTCCGGGGAGGGTGAGGACCCCAGTATGGTAACGGTCACGTTGGACGCGGTCCCCGACGGGACCGAGGTCACCCTCCGCTTAGACGGCATCCCCCAGGATGTCGCCGAGAAATACGGGGTCGCGGAGGCCAAGGAGCGTTCCCTCGAAAAACTCGCCGATCAGGTGGAGAACTGACCATGTCAGCTGACACCACTAGCGAGGCAGTACCCACGGGATCCACGACGGACGAGGACGCGGAATGGGGCAAGATCAGCCTCGCCGTCCTAATCTCGATCGTTCTAGCTACGGGGATCCATTACCTGCTGCTGGCCAATATCGATATGCACCCATCGCTGCATGCGCTCGTCGGCATCGTCCTCTTCTTCCTCACTGGATTCGTCGTGTTCCAGATCGTGATGGGGTAACCGACGTCCCAAGGCCCGAGCATTCATCGACATTACTTGTGGTACGAATATCGGTGTTTTCCACCTGAAGGTTCGTATACCGCGTTACAGTTCGGTTTCCAGGGATAGCTCGAGAAACTGGGGAAGTCCTGCTACATACACATTCTTTGGTTATCAATGCTGCAAAGTCCAGCAACTGTGACAACGGGATGTAGAAATCACGGTAGCTACGCAGGGTAATCCACGGCTGATTCGTAACGTCGTTAACGAACGGAACGTGCTATTACTCGGCGTCTACGCAAGGCCCCCGCTAGCGTGCATCGTGGATCGCCAACCGTTACTCCGTTCCCGTAGTTGTCATTAGGAAAGTATTTGTCGGAGTACGTCTCGACACGTGATAGCGAAGTACGGACGAGTATGAAACGCACAGAGCCGACCGACGAGGAGCACGCGCGCGCCGGCCGGAGCGACTGGGTCGATTTCGACGCGCTCCGGGAGCGGGGAGAGGCCTTCTCGGACTGCGGGACGGCCCGCTCGGTCCGCGAAGCGCTCGCGCGGGTCCTCGCCGAGGAGTTGGCCGTCGACGCGGTCGGCATTTATCACCGCGAGGGGGACCGCTACCGGGCGCTGGTGCGCGATTCGAACGGGGACTCCGTCGTCGTTCCGGAGTTCCTCCCTGGCGGGGACTCCCCCATCGCGGCGGTCGTCGACGAGGGCGGCACCCACTGTGGGGGAATCACCGGGGACGCCTTCGGCGAGGCGACCGAGTACTGCGTCACCCCCCTGAACGGCGACGGCGCGGTGCTGCTGCTCTCTGCGGACCCCGACGGGTTCGGCTCGGAGGTGCACGCCGCGCTCTCGATGCTCTCCGGGCACGCCGAGGTGGCCCTCGGCGACGTGGAGGGCGGGACGCTTCGGCGGGCGGCCACCGCGGAGGTGAGACCGGACGTCTCTGAGGAGGAGCTCCTGGAGGCGCTCTCCCACGCCTTCCCCGACTCCGCGTTCATCCTCGACGAGGACGGCACGTTCCTCGACGTGCTGCTGGGGATCAGGACGATCGAGTTGCGCCCCCAGGAGGAACTCGTCGGGCGGAGCGTCGGCGACGTCCACGACGAGCGTGAGGCCGACAGGATCGTCTCGGCGATCCGCGCCGCGATCGGAACCGGCGACGTCCAGCGCGTCGAGTACTCGACGGGGGGGACGGACGACCGGGCACACTTCGAGGGACGGGTCGCGCCGCTCCCGAACGTCGGCGGGCGACCTGCGGCCGTACTCGTCGCCCGCGACGTCACTCGACGCCACGAGCGCGAGCGCGACCTCCGCCGGCAGAACGAGCGCCTGGAGGAGTTCGCCGCCATCGTCAGCCACGACCTCCGGAACCCGCTCAACACCGCGACCGGCTTCCTCGAACTCCTCTCGGAGGACGTGGACGACGAGCGGATCGATCGGATCGCGACCGCCCACGACCGGATGGCCGCGCTCATCGAGGACCTGCTCGCGCTGGCCCGAAACGGCCGCCGGGTGACTGACGCGGCCCCCGTCGACCTACGCACGGCCGCGGAGCAGGCCTGGGCGACCGTCTCGCCCGACGGGACCCTCGAGGTCACGGGGACGACGACGGTCCGGGCGGACCCAGCCCGGTTCAGACAGGTGCTCGAGAACCTGGTCCGAAACGCCGCGGACCACGCCGCCCCGCATCCGACGGTGACGATCGGACCGCTCGCGAACGGCGAGGGCTTCTACGTCGCCGACGACGGGCCGGGGATCCCGGGCGACGAACGTACCGACGTGTTCGAGACCGGCTACACCTCGATCCCAGGCGGGACGGGACTCGGCCTCGCCATCGTCGAGCGCGCCGCGGAGGCGCACGGCTGGACGGTCGAGGCGCACGAGGGCGAGGACGGCGGCGCGCGCTTCGAGTTCCGCGGCGTCGACGTGGTCGGGGGCGGCCGGGCGGACTGACCCGGCGGAACGAAACCCTTACCCGAGAAACGCGCGGATTCACCGGCGATGAGCGGCGCCACGTCCCAGGAACCCGAGGAGGAGCCGGAGGACCCGGAAGCGTTCCAGCGGGTCTGTGAGGCGCTCGTGGGCCGCATCCTCGACGGCGACCTCGACCGCGAGGGGCTCGAATCCGCCAAGCTGGAGGCCTGCTCGGAGTTCTCCGCGCCGAAGGTACCGAAGAACTCGGACGTCCTCCGGTACGCCCCGGACGACCGGCGCGACGAGGTGCAGGAGGTCGTCCGGCGAAAGCCCGTCCGGACGGCTTCAGGCGTCTCGCCGATCGCGATCATGACCTCGCCGCACATGTGCCCGCACGGGAAGTGCCTCTACTGTCCCGGTGGGCCGGCCTCGGAGTTCTCGAGCAGCCAGAGCTACACCGGCCACGAGCCGGCCGCCGCACGCGGGAAGCAGAACGACTACGACCCGTACGGGCAGGTCACCCTCCGGCTCGAACAGCTCCGACACATCGGCCACCCCGTCGACAAGGCGGAGCTCATCCTGATGGGCGGGACGATGACCGCGCGGTCGCACGACTACCAGGAGTGGTTCGTGAAGCGCGCGCTCCAGGCGATGAACGAGTACGACGTCGATTCGGAACCGAACCCCGCCGAGGGGCGCTCGTTCGCCCAGGAGCCCGGCGCCTACGACTTCGAGTACCTGGAGGACGTGAAGGCGCGAAACGAGTCCGCGGACGTGCGCTGCATCGGCATCACGTTCGAGACGAAGCCGGACTGGTGTGACCCCGAACAGGTCGATCGGATGCTCAGACTCGGCGGGACGAAGGTGGAGGTCGGCGTCCAGACGACCTACGAGCGTGTGAACCGCGAGATGCACCGCGGCCACGGCAGCCAGGCGTCGGTGGACGCGAACCGCCGGCTGCGCGACGCCGCGTTCAAGGTCGGCTTCCACATGATGCCCGGCCAGCCCGGCATGACAGCCGAGATGTGCCGGGAGGATTTCCGGGAGCTGTTCGCCAACCCCGACTGGCGGCCCGACTACCTGAAGATCTACCCGACGCTCGTCGTCCGCGGCACGCGCGTCTACGACCAGTGGCGCCGTGACGACTTCGAGCCGCTCGACAACGAGTCGGCCGCCGACATCGTCGCCGACGCGATGAACGAGATCCCCAAGTACTGCCGGCTCCAGCGCGTCCAGCGCGACATCCCGGCCGACTTCATCGACGCGGGGGTCTGGAAGTCCAACCTCCGCCAGCTCGCCGAGCAGCGGGCCGAGGAGAAGGGGTACGAACTCCGCGACATCAGGGCCCGCGAGGTGGGCCACAACGAGGCCGATCCGGACCCCGACGACGTGGAACTCGACGTGCTGCGGTACGAGTCCGGCGGCGGCGTCGAGCACTTCGTCTCCTTCGAGGACGCAGAACGGGACCTCCTCGTCGGCTTCTGTCGCCTGCGCTTCCCCTCCTACTCGCACGCTGCCCCCGGCGCCGGCCCCGACGCGGACGACGACCCGGTCCGACGCGAACTCGCCGACGCCGCGCTCGTGCGGGAACTCCACGTGTACGGCTCGCCGGCGACGTTCGACGACGACCCGAGCGACGGTGCTGAAGCCGACGGCGACTGGCAGCACCGGGGGTACGGCCGGCGGCTCGTCCGCGAGGCGGAGGACATCGCCGCCGACGCGGGGTTCGAGAAGCTCTCGATTATCTCCGGGCTCGGGGTCCGCGGCTACTACCGGGAGAAGCTGGGCTACCACCAGGACGGGCCGTTCGTCAGCCGGCGGCTGTAGCTCGACCGACCGACGGAATCGGCCACCGAAGCTCGGGTGCTCGGCGTACGGCCGGAGGCACAGCCGGATGACGCTCCGCGGAACGGTATCTTTGAAAGGTCCCACCACATGACCCCGGTATGGCCGACCAGCTGTTCGTCGATCTCGTCGGGACGAACCCGCTCGTCCAGGCGCTCGTCGGCGGCCTCGTCATCGCCGGGATGAACCTCCTCGGCGCCTCGCTGGTGCTCGTCTACCGGAACCCCACCGAGCGCGCGCTCGACGGCGCGCTGGGGTTCGCCGCGGGGGTGATGCTCGCGGCGTCGTTCACGAGCCTCATCGTCCCCGGCATCGAGGCGACCGAGGTCATCGTCCCCGGCGTCCCCGCGACGGGGCTACTCAACCCGGTCCCCGTGCTCGTCGGCCTCGTGCTCGGCGTCGTCCTCCTCGACCAGGCCGACCACTGGGTCCCCCACGTCCACGTCCTCATCACCGGCCGGCGGCGGACCGACCAGACCGTCACGGAGTCGGGCGTCGCCTCGGTCATCCTCTTCATCGTCGCGATCACCATCCACAACATGCCCGAGGGGCTCGCGGTCGGCGTCGGGTTCGGCTCGGGCGACATCTCGAACGCCCTCGCGCTGATGCTCGCCATCGGCATCCAGAACATCCCCGAGGGACTGGCCGTGTCGGTCGCCGCCATCAACGCGGGATTCGACCGCAAGACGTACGCCGTGCTCACGGGCATCCGATCGGGGCTCGTCGAGATCCCCCTGGTCATGATCGGCGCCGTCGCGGTGTCGTTCGCCGCGCCGATCCTCCCCTACGCGATGGGCTTTGCCGCCGGCGGGATGCTGTTCGTCATCTCCGACGAGATCCTCCCCGAGACGCACGCCCGGGGACACGAGCGGCTGGCGACGCTCGGGACGATGGCCGGCGTCGTGGTGATGCTGTATCTGGACGTCGCGTTGGCCGCCTGAACTCTCCCGACCGTCGTCGCTGTCGAATCAGTGTCGCTTCCGTACGGGGGCAGGTGCTGACGTGTTCGACCACTATCCGTGCGAGTGCGGTTGCTGAAGCGGTCGGCTACCACTCCCGAGCGTGATGGACGCCACACTTACCTCGGAGCACAGCTCCTCGGAACTCACGCTCGCTCCCGTTGGTCGCTCGCGTGAGCCTCCCCAGCCGATTGCGCCCCTCGCGCTCCCTTCGGTCGCGCTGTGGTGCTCATCCCTCGCGCGCGTCCGCTCGCGACGGAGCGCGAGCGGCACGCGCCACCGCAGTCCCTATCCTCGCTACTCGGTCGCCACGTCGGCCATCGCGCCGGCCATCACCCGGGTCGCGGCGGCGCAGTCGTCCCAGTCCGTCCACTCGCGGGAGTTGTGGCTGATCCCGCCGCGCGAGGGGGCGAACAGCAACGCGGCGTCGGTCACGTCCGCGACGTACATCGTGTCGTGGGCGGCGCCGGAGTGGAGGTCCACCGTGTCGATCCCCGCGGCCTCCCCGGCGTCGTGTGCGGCCGCGCGGAGGCGGTCGCTCATCGGCGTCGGGGTCAGGTCGAACGGTCGCGAGAGGTCGGCCTCGACGCCCCGCTCGCGCTCCAGTCGGTCGAGCGAGTCGCGCGCCGCAGCGACGATCGTCTCCATCGACCCGTACTCCACGTCGCGCACGTCGACGCCCGCCTCGACGCGGCCCGGCACGACGTTCGTCGCGTTCGGGGAGACGGTCAACGAGCCGACGGTTCCGACCGCCGACTCGCTGCTGGCCCCGACCACGTCGTTCGCCGCCGACTCGACGTCGAGCACGAACTCGGCCGCGGCGGCGAGCGCGTCCGTCCGCTCGCCCATCGACGTCGCGCCCGCGTGGTTCGCCTCGCCCTCGATCTCGACCTCGCAGTGAGTGATGCCCGTGATGGTCGTGACGACGCCGACCGGGACGCCGGCGCGCTCCAGCGTCGTGTCCTGTTCGACGTGGAGTTCGTACCATGCATCCCACTCGCTCGCGTCGAGGACGCCCTCGCCGCGAAAGCCGATCCCGTCGAGCGCCGACTCAAGCGTGGTTCCCTCGTCGTCCGTCAGGGCGAGCGCCTCCTCGGCGGAGCGCTCGCCGACCGCCACCGACGAGCCGAGCAGGCCGTCCGCGAACCGCTGGCCCTCCTCCTCGGTGAACGAGACGACCTCGACCGGACGGGCCGGATCGACGCCCGCGTCCTGCATCGCCCGGACCGCTTCCAGCGCGGCGTAGGCGCCGAGCGGACCGTCGAAGATGCCGCCCTCGGGGACGGAGTCGAGGTGGCTGCCCGCGGCGACGGGGTCGGCGTCCGGGTCGGCCGAATCCGGGGTCCACGTCCCCGCGATATTGCCGACGGCGTCGATGGTCACGTCGAGGCCGGCGTCCTCGAGTCCGTCGACGAACCGCTCGCGGGCCCGTCGGTTGGCGTCGCTTCCACAGAGCACGGTGCGGCCGCGGCCCTCGTCCGCGTCGACGTCGCCGAACGCGGCGTTGGCCTCGATATCGGCGCGGAGCCGGTCCGCGTCCACCGGAATGTCCATACAGTCCACTGCCGCGGTCGGTGCTTGGGCCTTTCCGCCGCGGCGGAGGACGCCGCGTTCGGCAGCGGATGACGCGCTCCGGCGTCGGAGCGCGGGGGGACGCCCTGACACGGTTCGACAAGACTTATTCGCGCCCTCCGACTCCGAGTTCGTATGAGCGACATCGCGGTCATACTGCCGGACGGCTCGGAACTGTCCGTCCCGGCGGACGCGACGGTGGAGGACGCGGCCTACGAGATTGGCCCGGGCCTGGGGAAGGACACGGTGGCCGGCGTCGTCGACGGCGAACTGGTCGACAAGGCCGCGCCGCTCCACGACGGCGCACGGCTCGAGATCGTCACCGACCAGTCCGAGGAGTACCTCGACGTCCTGCGCCACTCGGCGGCCCACGTGTTCGCGCAGGCGCTCCAGCGTCTCCACCCCGGGGCGAAACTGGCCATCGGGCCGCCGACGGACGACGGCTTCTACTACGACGTCACCGGCGTCGACCTCGACGAGTCCGACTTCCCTGAGATCGAGTCAGAGATGGAGGACATCGTCGAGGCGGACTACCCCATCGAGCGGCTGGAGGTGCCCCGGGAGGAAGCGCTGGAGTCCTTCGAGGACAACCGGTTCAAGCGGGAGATCCTGGAGGAGGAGGCAGCCGGCGAGGACCCCGTCTCCTTCTACGAGCAGGACGACTGGCGCGACCTCTGCAAGGGCCCGCACGTCGAGTCCACGGGAGAGATCGGCGCGGTGAAGCTGATGAGCATCTCCTCGGCCTACTGGCGAGGGGACGAGGACAACGACCAGTTGACGCGCGTGTACGGGACGGCGTTCGAGTCCGAAGCTGAGCTGACGGAGTTCCTCGAACTGCGCGAGGAGGCGGCCGAGCGCGACCACCGGAAGATCGGTCAGGAGATGGAGCTCTTCTCCATCGACGAGACGACGGGGCCGGGGCTGCCGCTCTACCACCCGAACGGCAAGCGGATCCTCGACGAACTGGCCGACTACGCCAAGTCGCTCAACCTGGAGGCGGGATACGACCCCGTCGAGACGCCCCACCTGTTCCGGACGGAGCTCTGGAAGAAATCGGGCCACTACGACAACTACGTCGACGACATGTTCCTCCTCGACGTGAACGACGAGGAGTACGGGCTGAAGCCGATGAACTGCCCGGGCCACGCGACCATCTTCGACGACCACTCGTGGAGCTACCGGGACCTCCCCGTCCGCTACTTCGAGGACGGGAAGGTGTACCGCAAGGAACAGCGCGGCGAGCTCTCGGGGCTCTCTCGGGTGTGGGCGTTCACGATCGACGACGGGCACCTGTTCGTCCGCCCCGACCAGATCGAGGCCGAGATCAACCTCATCATCGAGAACATCCTGACGGTGTTCGAGACGTTCGACCTCTCGGCGCACGTCGCCCTCGCGACGCGGCCCGAGAAGTCCGTCGGCAGCGACGAGATCTGGGAGCAGGCCGAGTCACAGCTCCGCGACGTGCTCGACTCGCAGGGGATGGACTACGACCTCGAACCGGGCGACGGCGCGTTTTACGGCCCGAAGATCGACTTCTCGTTCGAGGACGCCCTCGGCCGCAAGTGGGACGGCCCGACGGTCCAGCTGGACTTCAACATGCCCGAGCGGTTCGAACTCTCCTACACGGGCGAGGACAACGAGGACCACCGCCCCGTGATGATCCACCGCGCGCTCTACGGCAGCTACGAGCGCTTCTTCATGGTGCTCATCGAGCACTTCGACGGGAAGTTCCCGTTCTGGCTCGCGCCCGAGCAGGTCCGCATCCTCCCCATCTCGGACGAGAACCTCGGCTACGCCCACCGAACCAAAAACGCACTGGACGACTTCCGCGTCGAGGTCGAGGACCGCGACATGACCATCGGTCGGAAGATCCGCGCGGCCCACGACGACCGCGTCCCGTACATGGTCATCGTCGGCGGCGACGAGGAGGAGGCCGAGACGATCTCCGTACGCGACCGCTTCGAGAACGAGGTTAACGACGTCGACCCGAGCGAGTTCCGCGAACACCTCGAAGCCGAGCGCGCCGAGAAGCGCGTCGAACCGGACTTCGTCGACGCCGAGTAAGCGACGCGCGACGGTCCGGCCCCGTTCTTCAGCCGCGTACGGCTCGGTCCACCGTTCCGACGCTCCCCCGACACCCCAGCAGTACGGGCGGGTGTCCCGACGCGACGACTCCTCTCGGCATCCGGAGGGTGGGAATGGAAGGGGCCGCGCTCTCGACTCGCGGGACCACGCCTGTGCTCCTCGCGCTCACTCGCTCCGCTCGTTCGCGCTCCGGTGCTTGGCGGGTCCGGCTTCGCCGAGAGCGCGGGGGCTTCCGGGGTCGGATCAGTGACGGCCGTTTCGCTGTGAAAACCGAAGCCGCAAAAGAATTCGAAAACTAACCGAACTTCTCGAACGGCTGCTGACAGTCCTCGCAGTAGTGCATCGAGCGACAGAGCCCCGGCCCCTTCGGGTGGTCCCGGACCGTGTTCTCGGAGCCGCAGTACGGACACTCGGCGGTCGTCCCCGCCGCCGTCCCGACCGTCGTGCTCGGATCGTCTCGGGTCATCCGATCACACGCTCAGGCCGAACTCGCGGAGGTTCTCCCGCCCCCGCTCGGTCACCATGTCGACGGTCCACTGCGGGGAGTAGCGGAGGCAGACCTCCGCGTCCCTGACGCCGTCTGCCGTC belongs to Halorarum halophilum and includes:
- a CDS encoding SRPBCC domain-containing protein, with translation MTDDPNEGDAATTENTPDEERSITVNRVIEAPAERVYEAFLTPADIAVWAPPDGFRADVQEVEPEEGGSFRVENVGETEEMEQYSHTFQGTYQELKRGEKIVWTEDSGEGEDPSMVTVTLDAVPDGTEVTLRLDGIPQDVAEKYGVAEAKERSLEKLADQVEN
- a CDS encoding sensor histidine kinase — protein: MKRTEPTDEEHARAGRSDWVDFDALRERGEAFSDCGTARSVREALARVLAEELAVDAVGIYHREGDRYRALVRDSNGDSVVVPEFLPGGDSPIAAVVDEGGTHCGGITGDAFGEATEYCVTPLNGDGAVLLLSADPDGFGSEVHAALSMLSGHAEVALGDVEGGTLRRAATAEVRPDVSEEELLEALSHAFPDSAFILDEDGTFLDVLLGIRTIELRPQEELVGRSVGDVHDEREADRIVSAIRAAIGTGDVQRVEYSTGGTDDRAHFEGRVAPLPNVGGRPAAVLVARDVTRRHERERDLRRQNERLEEFAAIVSHDLRNPLNTATGFLELLSEDVDDERIDRIATAHDRMAALIEDLLALARNGRRVTDAAPVDLRTAAEQAWATVSPDGTLEVTGTTTVRADPARFRQVLENLVRNAADHAAPHPTVTIGPLANGEGFYVADDGPGIPGDERTDVFETGYTSIPGGTGLGLAIVERAAEAHGWTVEAHEGEDGGARFEFRGVDVVGGGRAD
- a CDS encoding tRNA uridine(34) 5-carboxymethylaminomethyl modification radical SAM/GNAT enzyme Elp3, with amino-acid sequence MSGATSQEPEEEPEDPEAFQRVCEALVGRILDGDLDREGLESAKLEACSEFSAPKVPKNSDVLRYAPDDRRDEVQEVVRRKPVRTASGVSPIAIMTSPHMCPHGKCLYCPGGPASEFSSSQSYTGHEPAAARGKQNDYDPYGQVTLRLEQLRHIGHPVDKAELILMGGTMTARSHDYQEWFVKRALQAMNEYDVDSEPNPAEGRSFAQEPGAYDFEYLEDVKARNESADVRCIGITFETKPDWCDPEQVDRMLRLGGTKVEVGVQTTYERVNREMHRGHGSQASVDANRRLRDAAFKVGFHMMPGQPGMTAEMCREDFRELFANPDWRPDYLKIYPTLVVRGTRVYDQWRRDDFEPLDNESAADIVADAMNEIPKYCRLQRVQRDIPADFIDAGVWKSNLRQLAEQRAEEKGYELRDIRAREVGHNEADPDPDDVELDVLRYESGGGVEHFVSFEDAERDLLVGFCRLRFPSYSHAAPGAGPDADDDPVRRELADAALVRELHVYGSPATFDDDPSDGAEADGDWQHRGYGRRLVREAEDIAADAGFEKLSIISGLGVRGYYREKLGYHQDGPFVSRRL
- a CDS encoding ZIP family metal transporter, whose amino-acid sequence is MADQLFVDLVGTNPLVQALVGGLVIAGMNLLGASLVLVYRNPTERALDGALGFAAGVMLAASFTSLIVPGIEATEVIVPGVPATGLLNPVPVLVGLVLGVVLLDQADHWVPHVHVLITGRRRTDQTVTESGVASVILFIVAITIHNMPEGLAVGVGFGSGDISNALALMLAIGIQNIPEGLAVSVAAINAGFDRKTYAVLTGIRSGLVEIPLVMIGAVAVSFAAPILPYAMGFAAGGMLFVISDEILPETHARGHERLATLGTMAGVVVMLYLDVALAA
- a CDS encoding Zn-dependent hydrolase; this encodes MDIPVDADRLRADIEANAAFGDVDADEGRGRTVLCGSDANRRARERFVDGLEDAGLDVTIDAVGNIAGTWTPDSADPDADPVAAGSHLDSVPEGGIFDGPLGAYAALEAVRAMQDAGVDPARPVEVVSFTEEEGQRFADGLLGSSVAVGERSAEEALALTDDEGTTLESALDGIGFRGEGVLDASEWDAWYELHVEQDTTLERAGVPVGVVTTITGITHCEVEIEGEANHAGATSMGERTDALAAAAEFVLDVESAANDVVGASSESAVGTVGSLTVSPNATNVVPGRVEAGVDVRDVEYGSMETIVAAARDSLDRLERERGVEADLSRPFDLTPTPMSDRLRAAAHDAGEAAGIDTVDLHSGAAHDTMYVADVTDAALLFAPSRGGISHNSREWTDWDDCAAATRVMAGAMADVATE
- the thrS gene encoding threonine--tRNA ligase, with translation MSDIAVILPDGSELSVPADATVEDAAYEIGPGLGKDTVAGVVDGELVDKAAPLHDGARLEIVTDQSEEYLDVLRHSAAHVFAQALQRLHPGAKLAIGPPTDDGFYYDVTGVDLDESDFPEIESEMEDIVEADYPIERLEVPREEALESFEDNRFKREILEEEAAGEDPVSFYEQDDWRDLCKGPHVESTGEIGAVKLMSISSAYWRGDEDNDQLTRVYGTAFESEAELTEFLELREEAAERDHRKIGQEMELFSIDETTGPGLPLYHPNGKRILDELADYAKSLNLEAGYDPVETPHLFRTELWKKSGHYDNYVDDMFLLDVNDEEYGLKPMNCPGHATIFDDHSWSYRDLPVRYFEDGKVYRKEQRGELSGLSRVWAFTIDDGHLFVRPDQIEAEINLIIENILTVFETFDLSAHVALATRPEKSVGSDEIWEQAESQLRDVLDSQGMDYDLEPGDGAFYGPKIDFSFEDALGRKWDGPTVQLDFNMPERFELSYTGEDNEDHRPVMIHRALYGSYERFFMVLIEHFDGKFPFWLAPEQVRILPISDENLGYAHRTKNALDDFRVEVEDRDMTIGRKIRAAHDDRVPYMVIVGGDEEEAETISVRDRFENEVNDVDPSEFREHLEAERAEKRVEPDFVDAE
- the paaE gene encoding 1,2-phenylacetyl-CoA epoxidase subunit PaaE — protein: MTRDDPSTTVGTAAGTTAECPYCGSENTVRDHPKGPGLCRSMHYCEDCQQPFEKFG